The Candidatus Pantoea soli genome window below encodes:
- the lipB gene encoding lipoyl(octanoyl) transferase LipB, with protein sequence MSATTLLVRQLGLRDWQPVSDAMHQFTDRRNSHTADEIWLVEHTPVFTQGQAGKAEHLLMPGDIPVVQSDRGGQVTYHGPGQQVMYVLVDIKRHRLGVRELVTALEETVIATLAEYGVDARARADAPGVYVGDDKICSLGLRIRKGCSFHGLALNVAMDLTPFLRINPCGYAGMQMTQLSHFRPAVTLADVRPRLVTHFARLCGFTHTEWRDETGS encoded by the coding sequence TTGTCTGCTACTACGCTTCTTGTTCGTCAACTCGGCCTGCGCGACTGGCAGCCCGTCTCCGATGCCATGCATCAGTTCACCGATCGCCGCAACAGCCATACCGCCGATGAAATCTGGCTGGTTGAGCATACGCCCGTGTTCACCCAGGGACAGGCCGGCAAAGCGGAACACCTGCTGATGCCTGGCGATATCCCGGTGGTGCAAAGCGATCGTGGCGGCCAGGTCACCTATCACGGCCCGGGTCAGCAGGTAATGTACGTGCTGGTTGACATTAAACGCCACCGGCTGGGCGTACGCGAGCTGGTAACGGCGCTGGAGGAGACGGTCATTGCCACGCTGGCGGAGTATGGCGTCGATGCCCGCGCCCGCGCGGATGCACCGGGTGTGTATGTGGGCGACGATAAGATCTGCTCGCTGGGTCTGCGTATTCGCAAAGGCTGCTCCTTTCATGGCCTGGCGCTGAATGTCGCGATGGATCTCACGCCCTTTTTGCGCATTAATCCCTGCGGCTATGCCGGCATGCAGATGACGCAGCTCAGCCACTTCCGCCCGGCGGTGACGCTGGCAGATGTTCGCCCGCGTCTGGTCACGCATTTTGCGCGTCTGTGTGGCTTTACCCACACGGAATGGCGGGATGAAACGGGTTCGTGA
- the rlpA gene encoding endolytic peptidoglycan transglycosylase RlpA, protein MRKDWLGVALASLVLAACSTPEQQTNTAPPQPAYNGPVVEIPGVEPRYEPINPSTSQDYSVNGKTYKVIKDPSRFSEVGLATWYGDEAQGNRTAIGEQYDPDALTAAHPTLPLPSYVRVTNLANGRQIVVRVNDRGPYVPGRIIDLSRAAGDRLNISNNTRVRVDYISVAPDGSVSGPGTVGTTVAKQSYALPARPDLSGGMVMTGSSAAPAAPATQDVRAVDNSTLQSNSDMGAPVHSSGFLGAPQPLAQGVLEGSEPPPVAAPAAAPAPVAASAAAPVSQSAHAGSGFVVQVGALNDAARARQMATSLGKRFGVPGSVEANGNVYRVQLGGFKSRAEAAALQQRLSTEAQMNGFITTARPSM, encoded by the coding sequence CTGGCTTCACTGGTACTGGCTGCCTGTTCCACTCCGGAACAGCAGACGAACACGGCACCGCCGCAACCGGCTTACAATGGCCCGGTTGTGGAGATCCCCGGCGTGGAACCACGCTATGAACCGATCAACCCGTCCACCAGCCAGGATTACAGCGTTAACGGCAAAACCTATAAAGTTATCAAAGACCCGTCACGATTCAGTGAAGTGGGCCTGGCAACGTGGTATGGCGATGAGGCACAGGGCAACCGCACTGCGATAGGTGAACAGTATGACCCGGATGCGCTAACGGCCGCCCATCCGACGCTGCCGCTGCCGAGCTACGTTCGCGTCACCAACCTCGCCAATGGCCGTCAGATTGTCGTGCGCGTTAACGATCGCGGCCCCTACGTCCCCGGACGCATTATCGATCTTTCGCGTGCCGCTGGCGATCGTCTGAATATTTCCAATAACACGCGGGTGCGCGTGGATTACATCAGCGTGGCGCCGGACGGCTCGGTTTCCGGGCCGGGCACTGTCGGCACCACGGTGGCGAAACAGAGCTATGCGCTGCCCGCCCGTCCGGATCTGAGCGGCGGTATGGTGATGACTGGCAGCAGCGCTGCCCCGGCCGCGCCAGCCACGCAGGATGTCCGCGCTGTCGATAACAGCACGCTGCAGAGCAATAGCGATATGGGCGCACCGGTGCACAGCAGCGGCTTTCTCGGCGCGCCACAACCCTTAGCGCAGGGGGTCCTGGAAGGCAGCGAACCGCCACCGGTTGCCGCGCCCGCTGCTGCCCCAGCGCCTGTCGCCGCCAGCGCTGCTGCACCGGTCAGCCAGAGTGCCCATGCCGGCAGCGGTTTTGTGGTACAGGTTGGTGCACTGAACGATGCGGCCCGTGCCCGGCAGATGGCCACCAGCCTCGGCAAGCGCTTTGGCGTGCCGGGCAGTGTGGAAGCCAATGGCAATGTCTACCGCGTTCAGCTCGGCGGCTTCAAAAGCCGTGCTGAAGCCGCAGCGCTGCAGCAGCGCCTGAGCACTGAAGCGCAGATGAACGGATTCATTACCACTGCCCGTCCGTCAATGTGA
- the lipA gene encoding lipoyl synthase: MSKPIQMERGVKYRDADKMALIPVKTVVTERTEILRKPEWMKIKLPADSSRIQGIKAAMRKNGLHSVCEEASCPNLAECFNHGTATFMILGAICTRRCPFCDVAHGRPNAPDAGEPLKLAQTIADMALRYVVITSVDRDDLRDGGAQHFADCITAIREKSPNIKIETLVPDFRGRMDRALEILTATPPDVFNHNLENVPRVYRQVRPGANYEWSLKLLERFKEAHPDVPTKSGLMVGLGETNAEIIDVMRDLRRHGVTMLTLGQYLQPSRHHLPVQRYVSPAEFDEMKEEALAMGFTHAACGPFVRSSYHADMQAKGLEVK, from the coding sequence ATGAGTAAACCAATTCAGATGGAACGTGGCGTCAAGTATCGCGATGCCGACAAAATGGCGCTGATCCCGGTGAAAACCGTGGTCACTGAGCGTACCGAGATTCTGCGTAAGCCGGAGTGGATGAAGATCAAACTGCCTGCGGATTCCAGCCGCATTCAGGGCATCAAGGCCGCGATGCGTAAAAACGGCCTGCACTCGGTTTGTGAAGAAGCCTCCTGCCCGAACCTGGCCGAATGCTTCAACCACGGCACCGCCACCTTTATGATCCTCGGCGCGATCTGCACCCGTCGCTGCCCGTTCTGCGATGTGGCACACGGTCGCCCGAATGCACCGGATGCCGGTGAACCGCTGAAACTGGCCCAGACCATTGCGGATATGGCGCTGCGCTATGTAGTGATCACCTCGGTTGACCGTGACGATCTGCGCGACGGCGGTGCACAGCATTTTGCTGACTGCATCACCGCCATTCGTGAAAAGAGCCCGAACATCAAAATTGAAACGCTGGTGCCGGACTTCCGCGGCCGTATGGACCGTGCGCTGGAGATCCTGACGGCGACGCCACCGGATGTATTCAATCACAATCTGGAAAACGTACCGCGCGTTTACCGTCAGGTTCGCCCGGGTGCGAACTATGAATGGTCGCTGAAACTGCTGGAGCGTTTCAAAGAAGCGCATCCGGATGTGCCGACCAAATCAGGCCTGATGGTCGGCCTGGGTGAGACCAATGCTGAAATCATTGACGTCATGCGCGATCTGCGTCGTCACGGCGTGACCATGCTGACGCTTGGCCAGTATCTGCAGCCAAGCCGTCACCATCTGCCTGTGCAGCGCTATGTCAGCCCGGCTGAGTTTGACGAAATGAAAGAAGAAGCGCTGGCGATGGGCTTTACCCACGCAGCGTGTGGCCCGTTTGTCCGTTCGTCTTACCATGCGGATATGCAGGCCAAAGGACTGGAAGTGAAGTAA
- the dacA gene encoding D-alanyl-D-alanine carboxypeptidase DacA: MNTLKSARFLKRLTVGSLVALSLSHVAFADDVNLKTMIPGVPDIDAEAYVLIDYNSGKVLAEKNADARRDPASLTKMMTSYVIGQAVKAGKIHQDDIVTVGKDAWATGNPVFKGSSLMFLKPGDRVPVSQLTRGIVLQSGNDACVAMADYVAGSQDAFVNLMNNYVGALGLKNTHFQTVHGLDADGQYSSARDMALIGQALIRDVPDEYAVYHEKEFTFNNIRQMNRNGLLWDTSLNVDGIKTGHTEAAGYNLVASATEGQMRLISAVMGGHTFKGRETESKKLLTWGFRFFETVAPLKAGKEFASEPVWFGNSDRVQLGVEKDAYLTIPRGRMKDLKASYVLDNTELHAPLKKNQVVGSINFQLDGKTVEQRPLVVLNEVQEGGFFSRIIDYIKLMFHHWFG, translated from the coding sequence ATGAATACGCTGAAATCTGCTCGTTTTCTGAAACGCCTGACAGTGGGATCACTGGTCGCCCTTTCTCTCAGCCATGTCGCTTTTGCGGACGATGTGAATCTTAAAACCATGATTCCGGGCGTCCCGGACATTGATGCCGAAGCTTATGTGCTGATCGACTATAACTCTGGCAAAGTGCTGGCTGAAAAGAACGCGGATGCACGTCGCGATCCGGCCAGCCTGACCAAAATGATGACCAGCTACGTGATTGGCCAGGCGGTCAAAGCGGGCAAAATTCATCAGGATGACATTGTCACCGTCGGCAAAGATGCCTGGGCGACCGGCAATCCGGTGTTCAAAGGATCTTCGCTGATGTTCCTGAAGCCCGGCGACCGCGTACCGGTTTCCCAGCTGACGCGCGGTATCGTGCTGCAATCCGGTAACGATGCCTGCGTCGCCATGGCCGATTACGTTGCCGGCAGTCAGGACGCATTTGTTAACCTGATGAATAACTACGTAGGCGCACTGGGCCTGAAAAACACCCATTTCCAGACCGTTCACGGCCTGGATGCCGACGGCCAGTACAGCTCCGCACGTGATATGGCGCTGATTGGTCAGGCGCTGATTCGCGACGTGCCGGATGAGTACGCGGTCTACCACGAAAAAGAGTTCACCTTTAACAATATCCGCCAGATGAACCGCAACGGTCTGCTGTGGGATACCAGCCTGAACGTCGACGGCATTAAAACCGGCCACACAGAAGCCGCCGGCTATAACCTGGTGGCGTCGGCCACAGAAGGCCAGATGCGCCTGATCTCGGCGGTGATGGGCGGCCATACCTTTAAAGGCCGTGAAACCGAAAGTAAAAAACTGCTGACCTGGGGCTTCCGCTTCTTTGAAACCGTGGCACCGCTGAAAGCTGGCAAAGAGTTCGCCTCTGAGCCGGTCTGGTTCGGCAACAGCGACCGTGTTCAGCTGGGCGTGGAAAAAGATGCCTACCTGACCATCCCGCGCGGCCGGATGAAAGATCTGAAAGCCAGCTATGTGCTGGATAACACCGAACTGCACGCACCCCTGAAGAAAAATCAGGTGGTAGGCAGCATCAACTTCCAGCTGGACGGCAAAACCGTTGAACAGCGTCCGCTGGTGGTGCTGAACGAAGTGCAGGAAGGCGGATTCTTCAGCCGCATCATCGATTACATCAAACTGATGTTCCACCACTGGTTCGGCTAA
- the ybeD gene encoding DUF493 family protein YbeD: MKTKLNELLEFPTPFTYKVMGLAQPELVDQVVEVVQRHAPGDYSPDVKPSSKGNYHSVSITINATHIEQVETLYEELGNIDIVRMVL, from the coding sequence ATGAAAACCAAACTGAATGAGCTGCTCGAATTCCCTACCCCTTTCACCTATAAAGTGATGGGTCTGGCGCAACCGGAGCTGGTTGATCAAGTGGTTGAAGTGGTGCAGCGTCATGCGCCTGGCGACTATTCCCCGGACGTGAAGCCAAGCAGCAAAGGCAACTATCACTCCGTTTCCATTACGATCAACGCCACGCATATCGAGCAGGTCGAAACCCTGTACGAAGAGCTGGGCAATATTGATATCGTGCGCATGGTACTGTAA